CGCTAACGCAAACAACAAAATTATTTGTCCTGCCTTGCAGGATGGCGCTTTTAGCGCTCATCGGTGATTACTAATTTGCCTGTTGCAATTACCTCACTGCCCCCTCCCTGTGTCCCTCCCCCGTTGGGAGAGGGAACTGTCAGCCGAACGAAATACAGTCCGCTTGCGAGTGGGTATTATAATCACTCGTTTTCATTTTTGCTTTTTGTTTGTCTGATTCTATACACCACAGGTAACTCACCCACTGCGGCTGTGCAATAGTTCTTCGGCACTATGAACACTATTTTCGCAGATGATTCGTTCATTGAGGTTAAGGAAAAGACAAAGGTTTAGGTGAAGGGTTTTCCTCCACCTTAATCCTTAACCTTCTTTACTGATACATGCGCCTAAACACACTGCAATGTCCGATGACGATGAAATAGAAAAAAAGAAAAACCTGCTGAAATTATTTCTGGCGGGCTCTACGTTAACAAAACGCGAACTGGAAATTTTTGTGTTGCTTGCTCAGGGAAAAAAGAATAAAGTAATTGCTGCTGAGATTCACATTTCTTATTACACCGTGAAAAACCACCGCGCCAGCATTTACGCAAAGCTTAGCGTGAAAAGCAAATTTGATTTATGGAAAATTGCCCAAGGGCTGGGGCTGGTGTGAAATTGCGAAGGAGATGGGGTGGATATGAAAAAGTATTTTGCGCAGAAGAGAATAATGCGGTGACTATTCCCTATCTTTGTTTTAACTTCCTCTCCTCTGATGAAACAATCTTTACGTTTTGTCCGATTAATCGAACTCCGTACTTTTGTCGGAGCACTATGGGTTTTGCTCGTTGCGGTTAGCGAGATTTCGTTTTCGCAAGGAACTTGGGTGCAGAAGGCGAGTTTGCCTGCAGCAGGACGAATGCAATCTTTTGCTTTTGCAATCGGAGATAGCGGTTATGTTGGATCTGGAATAGATGGTAGTAATTCCTATAACGATTTTTGGTTATATAATTCTATTATCAACACATGGACTCAAAAAGCAAATTTTATAGGAGGGGGAATGGCATATGGTTTAGGATTTGCAATTGGAAACAAAGGGTATGCAGGAATAGGCACAACATGTCCAAATCAATTATTTGAATATGATCCCTTAAATAATATTTGGACACAAAAAGCAACTTTGCCTGGAAATCAAAAACTGGCTGCTGGAACATTTGTCATTGGTAATGAAGGATATGTTATTGGGGGAAGTTACTATTCACAAGAGTTATGGGTATATAATCAATCAACAAACTCTTGGTCGCAAAAGGCAAATTATCTTGGTGCGGGAAGAACTGATATTGACCGAATGCCTTTCGTATTAAATAACAAAGCTTATGTTGGTCTTGGAATCGACACAATAAATGGTTACAATGATTTTTGGGAATATAATCCAATATTAAATACATATACACAAAAAGCAAATTTTCCTGGGCTAGGAGGAGCTGGAGCAGTAGGATTTGCAATATTTTGTACAGGATATGTCGGCTTGGGAGGGGCATATGGTCCAACTGCCAATTTTGGGGAGTATGATCCTTTTACAAATACATGGAATGTAATTAGCTCCCTCACAGGAAACAATAGAATTGATGCTTTATCATTTGTGATTAGCAACAGAGCTTTTGTAGGATTGGGAGTTAGTAGTACAAATTATTATTCTGATTTATGGGAATTCATTCCGAGTATTGGTGCAATTACAGCAACAGTTTTTGCAAATATTAATACGCTGTGTAATGGAGAAATCACTTCAATCTCAGCATCTGGGGGAATAAATTATTCATGGAGCAATGGTTCAACAAATAATACTATTATAGTTTCTCCTACTATGTCAACAAGCTATTCTGTTATTGTAAGTGATGTGTGCGGAAGCGATACTGCTTCAATAACTATTACTGTAAATCAACCGCCTGTTCCTTTAATATCCGGCAATACATCCATTTGCACAGGAGATTCAACAATACTTACCACTTCAGGCGGAGTTTCGTATTCATGGAGCACGGGAGCAACAACTTCATCACTTCTTCTCTCTCCTTCATCAACTACAATATATTCAGTAACCGTTGTAAATGCAAGCGGGTGTACGGGAACAAGTGCATCTACTATTATTGTTGATCCGTGTTCTTCCCCTATAGATTGTCCGAATATTTTCATTCCTAACGCCTTTTCTCCAAATGGCGATAATGAAAACGATTTTTTCCTCGCACAAGGAACTAATTGTGTGAAAGATTTCTTTCTCGCAATCTACAATCGCTGGGGAGAAAAAGTATTTGAATCAACCGACCCTGCTTTTAAATGGGATGGAACAAATCAGGCACAAGGCGCAGGAGACAAAGGTCAGGTGATGAACACGCAGGTTGTTACTTATTACCTGAAAGCAACTCTTATTGACGGCAACGAGATTTCCAAAAAAGGGAATATCAGTTTAGTCCGATGAAATACGGACTCTCGCAAAGCGGAGTGCGGTAAAGAAAAGTAATCAATAATCGGTAATCGGTAACA
The sequence above is drawn from the Bacteroidota bacterium genome and encodes:
- a CDS encoding helix-turn-helix transcriptional regulator — encoded protein: MSDDDEIEKKKNLLKLFLAGSTLTKRELEIFVLLAQGKKNKVIAAEIHISYYTVKNHRASIYAKLSVKSKFDLWKIAQGLGLV
- a CDS encoding gliding motility-associated C-terminal domain-containing protein → MKQSLRFVRLIELRTFVGALWVLLVAVSEISFSQGTWVQKASLPAAGRMQSFAFAIGDSGYVGSGIDGSNSYNDFWLYNSIINTWTQKANFIGGGMAYGLGFAIGNKGYAGIGTTCPNQLFEYDPLNNIWTQKATLPGNQKLAAGTFVIGNEGYVIGGSYYSQELWVYNQSTNSWSQKANYLGAGRTDIDRMPFVLNNKAYVGLGIDTINGYNDFWEYNPILNTYTQKANFPGLGGAGAVGFAIFCTGYVGLGGAYGPTANFGEYDPFTNTWNVISSLTGNNRIDALSFVISNRAFVGLGVSSTNYYSDLWEFIPSIGAITATVFANINTLCNGEITSISASGGINYSWSNGSTNNTIIVSPTMSTSYSVIVSDVCGSDTASITITVNQPPVPLISGNTSICTGDSTILTTSGGVSYSWSTGATTSSLLLSPSSTTIYSVTVVNASGCTGTSASTIIVDPCSSPIDCPNIFIPNAFSPNGDNENDFFLAQGTNCVKDFFLAIYNRWGEKVFESTDPAFKWDGTNQAQGAGDKGQVMNTQVVTYYLKATLIDGNEISKKGNISLVR